From Jeotgalibacillus haloalkalitolerans:
TCTCTCTCGATCGTTTTTCCGCAGGAGTCTTCGGAATGATCCTGCACTTTGTATTTCTCTTGATACTTAGTCGATCTATCCAAACTATTAAAAAGCTTTTTTAAGCATTTCCTTTAATCTCTTCGATTAACTTTTCATTAAATGCTCTGTTTTGAAGCATTTGGATTTCGTGCTTGTACGGCGGTTTTTTATCTTTCTTATCTTCACCGACGTACGGTGTTTCAAGGATTTTAGGAATCTGTGAAAAGACTTCATGATGAACGATCCGGTCAAGTGCCTCATATCCGATATGACCAAACCCGATATTTTCGTGACGGTCCTTTGAAGCACCTCTTGGGTTCTTACTGTCATTGACATGAACGACTTTAATCCGGTCAAGCCCTACGATCCGGTCAAATTCCTCAAGTACACTATCAAAATCATTCACAATATCATAGCCCGCATCATGAACGTGGCATGTATCAAAGCATACGGAAAGCTTTTCATTGTGTGTAACTCCATCAATAATCTTTGCCAGCTCATCAAATGAACGGCCGCATTCAGATCCTTTGCCAGCCATTGTTTCAAGGGCAACCTGAACAGTCTGATCAGCCGTCAGCACTTCATTCAGCCCCTCAATGATTCGTTCTATACCCTTATCCGCTCCTGCACCAACATGGGCACCGGGATGCAGGACAATCTGTTTTGCACCAAGCGCAGCCGTTCTTTCAGTTTCAGATCTCAGAAAGTTAACCCCAAGCTCGAAAGTTTCCGGCTTTGTAGTGTTTGCGATATTAATGATATACGGGGCATGGACGACAATATCTTCGATTCCGTGTTCTTTCATATGCGCAAGGCCTGCCTCAATATTCAGTTCTTCAATTGCTTTTCTTCTTGTGTTCTGAGGCGCACCTGTATAAATCATAAAAGTGGATGACCCGTATGATACCGCTTCTTCACTGGCTCCGAGAAGCATTTTTTTGCCACCCATTGAGACGTGTGATCCGATTTTCAACATACTGATTTCCCCCAATTAATTATTATTTCTTCTATTTTTTCTGCGTTCTTTCTTTTTTATCTGTTCCATTTTATAATTCATTTTTTTCTTATAACCCGGTTTAACCTTTTTAGGCTTTCTGACGAGTGATTTTGCTTTTTTATCAATCTCATTCTCACCCTTAGGACGGCTTGAACGCTTATGACGGTCATTCAGCTTTACCCACTCACCGGCTTTCACTTCCTGATGACTGAACTGAATGCCTTTCTTTTCAATCTGCGCAAGTGCATCTTCATCAGAAGGCTCATAAATCGTGATAGCAGTCCCTGAGTGACCCGCACGCG
This genomic window contains:
- a CDS encoding deoxyribonuclease IV, translated to MLKIGSHVSMGGKKMLLGASEEAVSYGSSTFMIYTGAPQNTRRKAIEELNIEAGLAHMKEHGIEDIVVHAPYIINIANTTKPETFELGVNFLRSETERTAALGAKQIVLHPGAHVGAGADKGIERIIEGLNEVLTADQTVQVALETMAGKGSECGRSFDELAKIIDGVTHNEKLSVCFDTCHVHDAGYDIVNDFDSVLEEFDRIVGLDRIKVVHVNDSKNPRGASKDRHENIGFGHIGYEALDRIVHHEVFSQIPKILETPYVGEDKKDKKPPYKHEIQMLQNRAFNEKLIEEIKGNA